A window of the Kineococcus mangrovi genome harbors these coding sequences:
- a CDS encoding DEDD exonuclease domain-containing protein, with protein MPGDTHAPTSFQASFDDLGQPLADVTFVVLDLETTGGPPSGGEITEIGAVKVRGGRVLGEFQTLVRPASPIPAFVQVLTGITNRMVAGSPTTPEALPSFLEFAGFDRGAVLVAHNAPYDVGFLKAACALTDRPWPAPRVVDTVVLARQLVDRDEAPNRKLGTLARLFGTTTTPDHRALHDARATVDVLHALLSRVGNRGVHSLEDLAAFTATAVNPARRAKKHLAVGLPSAPGVYQFRDGAGRVLYVGTSVDVHRRVRSYFTASETRPRMTEMVRAATTVVPVVCETPLEARVRELRLIAEHSPPYNRRSKTPEKVTWVKLTAEAWPRLSLVKQVRDDAADGAEYLGPFRSARTAELAVAALHDVHPLRQCTRRIPRAPRADGPGACVLAEIGRCGAPCLGTERGGQDAQSYAEVVEQVRRALREDAGATLDQARRRLQALAAQQRYEEAAGARDRLEAFLQAADRAQRRAPVAANPEIVAARRSAPTPGWPTGGWEVVLIRHGRFAGTCLTPRGADPVPHIEALRATGEVVAPPGPGRAGLLVEETDALVSWLEQPGVRLVALQDPDASPWTCPVRGAGWARSRLAATAVTSPA; from the coding sequence ATGCCCGGCGACACCCACGCCCCGACGAGCTTCCAGGCCAGCTTCGACGACCTCGGGCAGCCGCTGGCGGACGTCACGTTCGTCGTGCTGGACCTGGAGACGACGGGTGGGCCGCCCTCGGGCGGGGAGATCACCGAGATCGGCGCGGTGAAGGTCCGCGGCGGTCGGGTGCTGGGCGAGTTCCAGACGCTCGTGCGGCCCGCCTCCCCGATCCCGGCCTTCGTCCAGGTCCTCACCGGCATCACGAACCGCATGGTCGCGGGCTCCCCGACGACACCGGAGGCGCTGCCGAGCTTCCTGGAGTTCGCCGGCTTCGACCGAGGGGCCGTGCTCGTCGCGCACAACGCCCCCTACGACGTCGGCTTCCTCAAGGCCGCGTGCGCGCTGACGGACCGGCCGTGGCCGGCGCCGCGGGTGGTGGACACCGTCGTCCTGGCCCGCCAGCTCGTCGACCGGGACGAGGCGCCGAACCGCAAGCTGGGGACGCTGGCCCGCCTCTTCGGCACGACGACGACGCCGGACCACCGGGCGCTGCACGACGCGCGGGCGACGGTGGACGTCCTGCACGCGCTGCTGTCCCGGGTGGGCAACCGGGGGGTGCACTCCCTGGAGGACCTGGCGGCCTTCACCGCCACCGCGGTCAACCCGGCTCGACGGGCCAAGAAGCACCTGGCCGTGGGGCTGCCCTCGGCGCCGGGGGTCTACCAGTTCCGCGACGGTGCGGGCCGGGTGCTGTACGTGGGGACGTCGGTGGACGTGCACCGGCGGGTCCGGTCCTACTTCACGGCCTCGGAGACCCGGCCGCGGATGACCGAGATGGTGCGGGCCGCGACGACGGTGGTGCCGGTGGTCTGCGAGACGCCCCTGGAGGCGCGGGTGCGCGAGCTGCGCCTCATCGCCGAGCACTCCCCGCCGTACAACCGGCGCTCCAAGACCCCGGAGAAGGTCACCTGGGTCAAGCTGACCGCCGAGGCGTGGCCGCGGCTCTCCCTCGTCAAGCAGGTGCGCGACGACGCCGCCGACGGGGCGGAGTACCTCGGGCCCTTCCGGTCGGCCCGGACCGCCGAGCTCGCCGTCGCCGCGCTGCACGACGTCCACCCGCTGCGCCAGTGCACCCGGCGCATCCCCCGCGCGCCGAGGGCCGACGGGCCGGGGGCGTGCGTCCTGGCCGAGATCGGCCGGTGCGGGGCGCCCTGCCTGGGCACCGAGCGCGGCGGGCAGGACGCGCAGTCTTACGCCGAGGTCGTCGAGCAGGTGCGGCGGGCGCTGCGCGAGGACGCGGGCGCGACCCTGGACCAGGCCCGCCGGCGGCTGCAGGCGCTGGCCGCGCAGCAGCGCTACGAGGAGGCCGCCGGTGCCAGGGACCGCCTCGAGGCCTTCCTGCAGGCCGCCGACCGCGCGCAGCGCCGCGCTCCGGTGGCGGCGAACCCGGAGATCGTCGCCGCCCGGCGCAGCGCGCCGACACCCGGCTGGCCCACGGGCGGCTGGGAGGTCGTGCTCATCCGCCACGGCCGGTTCGCGGGCACCTGCCTGACCCCGCGCGGGGCCGACCCGGTGCCGCACATCGAGGCGCTGCGCGCCACGGGTGAGGTCGTCGCCCCGCCGGGCCCGGGGCGGGCGGGGCTGCTCGTGGAGGAGACCGACGCCCTCGTCAGCTGGCTCGAGCAGCCGGGGGTGCGGCTCGTCGCGCTGCAGGACCCGGACGCCTCGCCGTGGACGTGCCCGGTGCGCGGCGCGGGCTGGGCGCGCAGCCGGCTGGCGGCGACGGCGGTAACCTCACCCGCGTGA
- a CDS encoding AMP-dependent synthetase/ligase — protein MPSSSEPPLVPPATTGNMTDCVARTAREDPGHVSASRKQSDGSWRDVTAAEFLGDVTAVAKGLLAAGVAPGDRVGIMARTSYEWTLVDVAGWFAGAVTVPVYETSSPEQVEWILSDSGAVACFAETSANAARIAAVRDRLPGLRDVWTLEAGGLDELRAAGREVPDADVDRARAIAGPGDPLTVIYTSGTTGRPKGCVLTHGNFLDLARNAEAAIPEVLRHPEAATLLFIPLAHVFARFIQALCLVCRIRVGHTPDAKDLLPDLGGFRPTFILAVPRVFQKVYAGAQQKAAAGGKLRSRIFEQAAATADAWSRSLDTGGPSPALRVRHLVFDRLVYAKLRALMGGRVEYAVSGGAPMGEHLAHFFRGAGLVVLEGYGLTETTAPLAVNRPSRLRIGTVGPPLPGTDLRIAPDGEVEARGIGVFTEYRGRPEETRDAFDDGWFRTGDLGSLDEDGALRITGRKKEIIVTANGKNVVPAALEDRLRAHPLISQAVVVGDQRHYVGCLLTLDEEALPPWGANHGKAGLDLSTARTDADVLAVLQAAVDKANESVSRAESIRRFRVLTEDFTVENGYLTPSLKVKRHEVLHDLADEVEALYRS, from the coding sequence GTGCCGAGCAGCAGCGAGCCCCCGCTCGTCCCCCCGGCCACGACGGGGAACATGACGGACTGCGTCGCCCGGACGGCGCGCGAGGACCCGGGCCACGTCTCGGCGAGCCGCAAGCAGTCCGACGGCAGCTGGCGCGACGTGACGGCCGCCGAGTTCCTGGGCGACGTCACGGCGGTGGCGAAGGGGCTGCTCGCCGCGGGGGTCGCCCCCGGGGACCGGGTCGGGATCATGGCCCGCACGAGCTACGAGTGGACGCTCGTCGACGTCGCGGGCTGGTTCGCCGGAGCGGTCACCGTGCCCGTCTACGAGACGAGCTCGCCCGAGCAGGTCGAGTGGATCCTGTCGGACTCCGGGGCCGTGGCGTGCTTCGCCGAGACGAGCGCCAACGCCGCCCGGATCGCCGCCGTCCGCGACCGGCTCCCGGGACTGCGGGACGTCTGGACGCTGGAGGCCGGCGGTCTGGACGAGCTGCGCGCCGCCGGCCGCGAGGTCCCCGACGCCGACGTGGACCGGGCCCGCGCGATCGCCGGACCGGGCGACCCGCTGACGGTCATCTACACCTCCGGCACCACCGGCCGTCCCAAGGGCTGCGTCCTGACGCACGGCAACTTCCTCGACCTGGCGCGCAACGCCGAGGCCGCCATCCCCGAGGTGCTGCGCCACCCCGAGGCCGCGACGCTGCTGTTCATCCCCCTGGCCCACGTCTTCGCCCGCTTCATCCAGGCCCTGTGCCTCGTGTGCCGCATCCGCGTCGGGCACACCCCCGACGCCAAGGACCTGCTGCCCGACCTCGGGGGCTTCCGCCCGACCTTCATCCTCGCGGTGCCGCGCGTGTTCCAGAAGGTCTACGCCGGCGCCCAGCAGAAGGCCGCCGCCGGCGGGAAGCTGCGCTCCCGGATCTTCGAGCAGGCCGCCGCGACCGCCGACGCGTGGTCGCGCTCCTTGGACACCGGCGGTCCCTCGCCCGCGCTGCGGGTGCGGCACCTGGTCTTCGACCGCCTCGTCTACGCCAAGCTGCGCGCCCTCATGGGCGGCCGGGTCGAGTACGCGGTCTCCGGGGGCGCCCCCATGGGCGAGCACCTCGCCCACTTCTTCCGCGGCGCGGGCCTCGTCGTCCTGGAGGGCTACGGCCTCACCGAGACCACCGCCCCCCTGGCGGTGAACCGCCCCTCGCGGCTGCGGATCGGCACGGTCGGGCCGCCGCTGCCGGGCACCGACCTGCGCATCGCGCCCGACGGGGAGGTCGAGGCCCGCGGGATCGGGGTCTTCACCGAGTACCGCGGGCGGCCGGAGGAGACGCGCGACGCCTTCGACGACGGCTGGTTCCGCACCGGTGACCTCGGCTCCCTCGACGAGGACGGCGCCCTGCGCATCACGGGCCGCAAGAAGGAGATCATCGTCACCGCCAACGGCAAGAACGTGGTCCCGGCGGCGCTGGAGGACCGCCTGCGGGCGCACCCGCTCATCTCGCAGGCCGTCGTCGTCGGCGACCAGCGGCACTACGTCGGCTGCCTGCTGACCCTGGACGAGGAGGCCCTGCCGCCCTGGGGCGCCAACCACGGCAAGGCGGGGCTGGACCTGTCGACGGCGCGCACCGACGCCGACGTCCTCGCCGTGCTGCAGGCCGCGGTCGACAAGGCCAACGAGTCGGTCAGCCGGGCGGAGTCGATCCGGAGGTTCCGGGTCCTGACCGAGGACTTCACCGTCGAGAACGGGTACCTCACACCGTCGCTGAAGGTGAAGCGGCACGAGGTCCTGCACGACCTCGCCGACGAGGTCGAGGCGCTCTACCGCTCGTGA
- a CDS encoding Lrp/AsnC family transcriptional regulator — translation MITAIVNVACDGRRIPEVAQALAELDGVSEVYSVTGDVDLVVMVRVREHEHLADVIAGGVSRVEGVVSTTTNIAFRAYSRHDLESAFALGVD, via the coding sequence GTGATCACCGCCATCGTCAACGTGGCCTGCGACGGCCGGCGCATCCCCGAGGTCGCCCAGGCCCTCGCCGAGCTCGACGGCGTCAGCGAGGTGTACTCCGTGACCGGTGACGTCGACCTCGTCGTCATGGTGCGGGTGCGCGAGCACGAGCACCTGGCCGACGTCATCGCCGGCGGCGTCAGCCGCGTCGAGGGCGTCGTGTCGACCACGACGAACATCGCCTTCCGCGCCTACTCCCGGCACGACCTGGAATCGGCGTTCGCGCTCGGCGTGGACTGA
- a CDS encoding glycosyltransferase family 4 protein, with protein MSTLVVTNDFPPRTGGIESFVHAVVRRLPEHGGGPVVVHTARQRGDVGTDAALAEAGITVVRDPSPFLVPTPGIVRRVQRTAREHGADRAWFGAAAPLGLMAPALRAAGVERTVATTHGHEVWWSSLPGSRSALRRIGEGNDTVTYLGDWCRSRVQRPLTPAARSRMRRLTPGVDTAVFRPDPGARRAVRDRYGLGERPVVVCVSRLVARKGQDVLVRALPALRERVPDAVLLLVGDGPHRSAVERLADREGVREHVVLTGAVPWERTPALYAAGDVFCMPTRTRLGGLEPEALGICYLEAAACGLPVVAGDSGGAPDAVLAGANGVVVDGRDEAAVAREVAGFLTDPARSAAFGATGREWVSRRWSWEEQTRRLVALLAGADVPADPAGPSR; from the coding sequence GTGAGCACCCTCGTCGTCACCAACGACTTCCCGCCGCGCACCGGGGGCATCGAGTCGTTCGTCCACGCCGTGGTCCGGCGGTTGCCGGAGCACGGCGGTGGGCCCGTCGTCGTGCACACGGCCCGCCAGCGGGGGGACGTGGGGACCGACGCGGCGCTCGCCGAGGCGGGGATCACCGTCGTGCGCGACCCGTCCCCGTTCCTGGTCCCCACCCCCGGGATCGTGCGCCGCGTCCAGCGGACGGCCCGCGAGCACGGCGCCGACCGGGCGTGGTTCGGGGCGGCCGCACCGCTGGGGCTCATGGCGCCCGCCCTGCGCGCGGCCGGTGTCGAGCGCACGGTGGCCACGACGCACGGGCACGAGGTGTGGTGGTCGAGCCTGCCGGGCTCGCGCAGCGCGCTGCGCCGGATCGGCGAGGGCAACGACACCGTCACCTACCTGGGGGACTGGTGCCGCTCGCGGGTGCAACGGCCCCTGACCCCGGCCGCCCGGTCGCGGATGCGCCGGCTCACCCCGGGCGTCGACACGGCGGTCTTCCGCCCCGACCCCGGCGCCCGCCGCGCGGTCCGGGACCGGTACGGCCTGGGCGAGCGGCCCGTCGTCGTGTGCGTCTCCCGCCTCGTCGCCCGCAAGGGCCAGGACGTCCTCGTGCGGGCCCTGCCCGCGCTGCGGGAGCGGGTGCCGGACGCGGTCCTGCTCCTCGTCGGGGACGGCCCGCACCGGTCCGCCGTGGAGCGGCTGGCCGACCGCGAGGGCGTCCGCGAGCACGTCGTCCTCACCGGGGCGGTCCCCTGGGAGCGGACCCCGGCGCTCTACGCCGCCGGGGACGTGTTCTGCATGCCCACGCGCACGCGCCTGGGCGGCCTGGAACCGGAGGCGCTGGGCATCTGCTACCTGGAGGCGGCCGCCTGCGGGCTGCCCGTCGTGGCGGGCGACTCCGGGGGCGCGCCCGACGCGGTCCTGGCGGGGGCGAACGGCGTCGTCGTCGACGGCCGGGACGAGGCGGCCGTGGCCCGCGAGGTCGCCGGCTTCCTCACCGACCCGGCCCGGTCGGCGGCCTTCGGCGCCACCGGCCGGGAGTGGGTCAGCCGGCGCTGGAGCTGGGAGGAGCAGACGCGGCGGCTGGTGGCCCTGCTGGCCGGGGCCGACGTCCCGGCCGACCCCGCCGGGCCGTCCCGCTGA